The Microbacterium horticulturae genome has a window encoding:
- a CDS encoding bifunctional glycosyltransferase family 2/GtrA family protein — protein MNVVLIPAYEPDERLVALVQELRGMPVVVVDDGSGPSYRDVYAAAAASGALVLAHEHNRGKGAALRTGFAHIARAFPGAGVVTADADGQHAPEDIARVASRIGPHRITLGVRAFTGPVPARSRLGNTVSRLAFRLAAGQAIGDTQTGLRGLPADALPWLLSVPGDRFEYEFRMLLQAATAGFELIEEPIATIYTDGNASSHFRPVRDSLRIYAPVVRFAGSAVLAFAIDTLALLVLHTLTGSLLVSVVAARVISASVNFAVNRSLVFHRGRDVPLRTAARRYFSLALLLLAANYGTISALSDLGLPLLAAKIVTEATLFLVSYGVQRAVVFAPASARAPQRSAGPVSARAAPAADRVRK, from the coding sequence ATGAACGTCGTCCTGATCCCCGCGTACGAGCCCGACGAGCGTCTTGTCGCACTCGTGCAGGAATTGCGCGGGATGCCGGTGGTCGTCGTCGACGACGGGTCGGGGCCGTCGTACCGTGACGTGTACGCAGCGGCCGCGGCATCCGGCGCCCTCGTCTTGGCCCACGAGCACAACCGCGGCAAAGGCGCGGCCCTGCGCACCGGCTTCGCGCACATCGCACGCGCCTTCCCGGGTGCCGGGGTCGTGACCGCCGACGCCGACGGACAGCACGCGCCGGAAGACATCGCCCGAGTCGCCTCGCGCATCGGACCGCACCGCATCACGCTGGGCGTGCGCGCGTTCACGGGCCCTGTGCCCGCCCGCAGCCGGCTCGGCAACACTGTCAGCCGGCTTGCGTTCCGGCTGGCGGCGGGCCAGGCGATCGGCGACACCCAGACCGGCCTGCGCGGGCTGCCGGCCGACGCGCTGCCGTGGCTGCTGAGTGTGCCCGGCGACCGATTCGAGTACGAGTTCCGGATGCTGCTCCAGGCGGCCACCGCCGGGTTCGAACTCATCGAGGAGCCGATCGCGACCATCTACACCGACGGCAACGCGTCGAGCCATTTTCGCCCGGTGCGCGACTCGCTGCGCATCTACGCGCCCGTCGTGCGGTTCGCAGGCTCGGCGGTGCTGGCCTTCGCCATCGACACGCTCGCGCTGCTCGTGCTGCACACGCTCACCGGCTCACTGCTGGTCTCGGTGGTCGCGGCGCGCGTGATCAGCGCGAGCGTGAACTTCGCCGTCAACCGCTCCCTCGTGTTCCATCGCGGCCGCGACGTGCCGCTGCGCACTGCGGCGCGACGGTACTTCTCGCTCGCTCTCCTGCTGCTCGCCGCGAACTACGGCACCATCTCGGCGCTGTCGGACCTGGGTCTGCCGCTGCTGGCCGCGAAGATCGTCACCGAGGCGACGCTGTTCCTCGTCAGCTACGGCGTGCAGCGGGCTGTGGTGTTCGCGCCCGCATCCGCTCGCGCGCCACAGCGATCAGCCGGTCCAGTTTCCGCGCGTGCGGCGCCGGCTGCCGATCGCGTGCGTAAGTGA
- a CDS encoding phosphodiester glycosidase family protein, translating to MDETATDPAISTAAVRRRTPRTAKRLIGALALVLTLAGGGGTWWAANRFLIPHVEISDVAAYQAEQSAAGGSSEKTDTSGTVDGSTYTSDDASVTIAKHTSGSGDDTLTYYVADVTLTDATALRSAFADNQFGENITARVSEIAEDNDAVFAINGDYYGFRSDGIEIRGGVVFRDEGAREGLAFYKDGTVKVYDETTTTGDQLVADGVWNTMSFGPAIVENGQTVDGIDDVEVDTNFGNHSIQGDQPRTAVGVIDTNHLVFVVVDGRDTGYSRGASLDELAGIIEGLGVQTAYNLDGGGSSEMWFDGEVVNRPSNGGERATSDIFYIAG from the coding sequence ATGGACGAGACAGCGACCGACCCGGCGATCTCCACCGCAGCCGTGCGACGGCGCACGCCCCGCACCGCGAAGCGGCTGATCGGCGCACTCGCACTCGTCCTGACCCTCGCGGGCGGCGGGGGCACCTGGTGGGCGGCGAATCGGTTTCTCATCCCGCACGTCGAGATCTCCGATGTCGCCGCCTATCAGGCCGAACAGAGCGCAGCCGGCGGCTCATCCGAGAAGACCGACACGAGCGGCACCGTCGACGGCTCGACCTATACGTCGGACGACGCCAGCGTGACGATCGCGAAGCACACGTCCGGATCGGGCGACGACACTCTCACCTACTACGTCGCCGACGTGACGCTCACCGACGCGACAGCCCTGCGCAGCGCGTTCGCCGACAACCAGTTCGGCGAGAACATCACCGCGCGAGTCTCCGAGATCGCCGAAGACAACGACGCCGTCTTCGCGATCAACGGCGACTACTACGGCTTCCGTTCCGACGGTATCGAGATCCGAGGCGGCGTGGTCTTTCGCGACGAGGGCGCCCGTGAGGGGCTCGCGTTCTACAAAGACGGCACGGTCAAGGTCTACGACGAGACCACCACCACCGGCGACCAGCTCGTCGCCGACGGCGTGTGGAACACGATGAGCTTCGGCCCCGCGATCGTCGAGAACGGGCAGACTGTGGACGGCATCGACGACGTCGAGGTCGACACGAACTTCGGCAACCACTCCATCCAGGGCGACCAGCCACGGACCGCGGTCGGCGTGATCGACACGAACCACCTCGTGTTCGTCGTCGTCGACGGCCGCGACACCGGCTACAGCCGGGGCGCGAGCCTCGACGAGCTTGCCGGCATCATTGAGGGCCTGGGCGTCCAGACCGCCTACAACCTCGACGGCGGCGGCTCGAGCGAGATGTGGTTCGACGGCGAGGTCGTCAACCGCCCCTCCAACGGCGGCGAGCGCGCCACCAGCGACATCTTCTACATCGCCGGCTGA
- a CDS encoding ABC transporter permease has product MTALTFDRPTRPRLRGLSAESVFVRRSLLQSLRDGETLSMSIMLPVMLMLLFTFVFGGALDSDGHYVDYVVPGIILLCAGYGAASIATYVARDMTTGVIDRFRTMPLRAGAVLTGHVVASVARNLVATAVVIGVALLVGFRPTADPLEWAAAFGVITVYVLVITYLYAAIGLAAGSPEAAAGYGFVLMFVPYLSSAFVPVDTMPNWLQWIAQNQPVTPIIETIRGLLLGTPLHTEPLWALGWCVLILAIAVAWGAWLFRRPRA; this is encoded by the coding sequence ATGACCGCTCTGACCTTCGACCGCCCCACCCGCCCGCGGCTGCGAGGCCTGTCCGCCGAGTCCGTCTTCGTACGCCGCAGCCTGCTGCAGTCGCTGCGCGACGGCGAGACGCTGAGCATGTCGATCATGCTCCCCGTGATGCTCATGCTGCTGTTCACCTTCGTGTTCGGCGGCGCCCTCGACTCGGACGGCCACTACGTCGACTACGTCGTACCGGGGATCATCCTGCTGTGCGCGGGGTACGGCGCAGCATCCATCGCCACGTACGTCGCCCGCGACATGACCACCGGCGTGATCGACCGCTTCCGCACGATGCCGCTGCGGGCCGGAGCCGTGCTCACCGGTCATGTCGTGGCGAGCGTCGCACGGAATCTTGTCGCGACCGCCGTCGTCATCGGCGTCGCGCTGCTGGTCGGCTTCCGGCCGACCGCCGACCCGCTCGAATGGGCCGCAGCGTTCGGCGTGATCACGGTGTACGTCCTCGTGATCACGTATCTGTACGCCGCCATCGGCCTGGCCGCCGGCAGCCCCGAGGCCGCCGCGGGCTACGGTTTCGTGCTGATGTTCGTGCCCTATCTCTCGAGCGCGTTCGTCCCCGTCGACACGATGCCGAACTGGCTGCAGTGGATCGCGCAGAACCAGCCCGTCACGCCGATCATCGAGACGATCCGCGGGCTGCTGCTGGGCACTCCCCTGCACACCGAACCGCTCTGGGCGCTCGGCTGGTGCGTCCTCATCCTCGCCATCGCCGTGGCCTGGGGCGCCTGGCTGTTCCGACGTCCCCGCGCATAG
- a CDS encoding ATP-binding cassette domain-containing protein, with protein MMSPAIDITGLMKGYGSKQVLRGLDLRVAQGEIFALLGSNGAGKTTTISILTTLLVPDAGRALVAGCDVVRDPQGVRGRIALTGQTAAVDDMLTGLENLVMLGRLSGLASQAARLRADELLQRFALTDAAKRRVSTYSGGMRRRLDLALSFVVAPQVLFLDEPTTGVDPRSRLELWSVIRGLADAGTTVFLTTQYLEEADRLADRIAILHEGRIVRTGTAAELKSLLGGDTLVVHDASGAPAHETATDGSLDDVRRTLDRLAASGVDGTLSLRRPTLDDVFLSLTAPQVPEPLRESA; from the coding sequence ATGATGTCCCCCGCCATCGACATCACCGGCCTGATGAAGGGCTATGGCTCGAAGCAGGTGCTCCGGGGCCTGGATCTGAGGGTCGCCCAGGGCGAGATCTTCGCCTTGCTCGGCTCGAACGGCGCCGGCAAGACGACGACGATCTCGATCCTGACGACCCTGCTCGTCCCCGATGCCGGCCGTGCGCTCGTTGCGGGCTGCGATGTCGTCCGCGACCCGCAGGGTGTGCGCGGCCGCATCGCCCTGACCGGGCAGACCGCCGCCGTCGACGACATGCTCACCGGCCTCGAGAATCTCGTCATGCTCGGGCGCCTGTCGGGGTTGGCATCACAGGCGGCCCGTCTGCGCGCTGACGAGCTGCTCCAGCGCTTCGCGCTCACCGACGCGGCCAAGCGCCGGGTCTCCACCTACTCCGGCGGCATGCGCCGGCGACTCGACCTCGCCCTGAGCTTCGTCGTCGCACCGCAGGTGCTGTTCTTGGACGAGCCGACGACCGGCGTCGATCCGCGCAGCCGGCTCGAGTTGTGGAGTGTGATCCGGGGCCTTGCGGACGCCGGCACCACGGTCTTCCTCACGACGCAGTACCTCGAGGAGGCCGATCGACTCGCCGATCGCATCGCGATCCTGCACGAGGGCCGCATCGTCCGCACCGGCACCGCCGCGGAGCTCAAGTCGCTGCTCGGCGGCGACACCCTCGTCGTCCACGACGCGAGCGGTGCTCCGGCCCACGAGACCGCGACCGACGGGTCGCTCGACGATGTGCGTCGCACGCTCGACCGGCTCGCGGCATCCGGCGTCGACGGCACGCTGTCGCTGCGCCGACCCACTCTCGACGACGTCTTCCTCTCGCTCACCGCACCCCAGGTGCCCGAACCCCTCCGGGAGTCCGCATGA
- a CDS encoding TetR/AcrR family transcriptional regulator translates to MSEQPELPRGIALAWGVAANPQRGPKREMSVEKIVDAAIDLADAEGLTAVSMSAVASRLGFTPMSLYRYVTAKDELTLLMQETALGAPPDDVNEAESWRERLTVYHDALMGSYLAHPWVLELPLATLTVTPNSAAWLDAGIAALVGTPLDDDARLSTTLLVSGHARSAAAVVAEQHRGADFGGVDTDGEGGVLDALVTADAFPDLRRAIDAGVLQSGTDPFRFGLERILDGIAAYLAGPNVGETAAALPARADDSDVHGDKKYREARKAVREAEKALRAARTHQRQTLRDARERQAKRAT, encoded by the coding sequence ATGAGTGAACAGCCGGAACTGCCGCGGGGCATAGCGCTGGCATGGGGCGTCGCCGCGAATCCGCAACGCGGTCCGAAGCGCGAGATGAGCGTCGAGAAGATCGTCGATGCCGCGATCGACCTCGCCGATGCCGAGGGGCTGACCGCTGTGTCCATGTCGGCCGTGGCATCCCGTCTCGGATTCACGCCCATGTCGCTCTATCGCTACGTCACCGCGAAGGACGAGCTCACACTGCTCATGCAGGAGACGGCGCTCGGTGCGCCGCCAGACGACGTCAACGAGGCTGAGAGCTGGCGAGAGCGGCTGACGGTCTACCATGACGCACTTATGGGCTCCTACCTCGCGCACCCGTGGGTGCTTGAGCTGCCGCTGGCGACGCTGACCGTCACACCGAACTCGGCCGCCTGGCTGGACGCCGGCATCGCTGCGCTCGTGGGCACGCCCCTTGATGACGACGCGCGGCTGTCGACGACGCTGCTTGTCAGCGGCCATGCGCGCTCGGCGGCCGCGGTCGTGGCCGAGCAGCACCGCGGTGCTGACTTCGGTGGCGTCGACACGGACGGCGAGGGGGGAGTGCTCGATGCGCTCGTGACCGCCGATGCGTTTCCCGACCTCCGCCGGGCGATCGACGCCGGGGTGCTGCAGTCTGGGACCGATCCGTTCCGCTTCGGACTCGAGCGCATCCTCGACGGCATCGCGGCGTATCTGGCGGGGCCGAATGTCGGTGAGACGGCTGCTGCGCTCCCCGCGCGTGCGGATGACAGTGACGTGCACGGCGACAAGAAGTACCGCGAAGCGCGCAAGGCCGTCCGCGAAGCGGAGAAGGCACTGCGTGCGGCGCGTACGCATCAGCGTCAGACGCTGCGCGACGCACGCGAGCGTCAGGCCAAGCGCGCGACATGA
- a CDS encoding helix-turn-helix domain-containing protein, with translation MAELPDVRFLTVAEVAEIMRVSKMTVYRLVHSGELPAVRFGRSYRVPESAVSEALQRPIADVG, from the coding sequence ATGGCCGAACTGCCGGATGTGCGGTTTCTCACCGTCGCCGAGGTCGCCGAGATCATGCGGGTCTCGAAGATGACCGTGTACCGTCTCGTGCACTCCGGAGAGTTGCCTGCCGTACGCTTCGGCCGCAGCTATCGCGTTCCCGAATCTGCCGTCTCAGAGGCCTTGCAACGTCCCATCG